A region of the Nitrospirota bacterium genome:
GAGCATTTTAATCTGTTCAAGCGGGTCGTCAACTTTTAACAATGGTCTGTGGGTTTCAGTGCTGATTCTTTTAAATATTGTCTCAGGTGATGCCTTGAGCCAGACAACCAATCCTGTTTTTTTTATCTGCAGGATATTTTCTTCCCTTGTGACTACCCCGCCCCCGGTGGAAATTACATGTTCGGTTATACCTGACAGTTTTTCTAATATCAATGTCTCAACATCTCTGAAGGATTTCTCTCCCTCATGACTGAATATATCCGATATGCTCTTTCCTGTCCTTTCCTCTATCAATACATCTGTGTCTATAAAGGTGTAGCCAAGCCGATGGGCCAGCTGCTTACCAACCTCTGTCTTGCCGCTGCCCATAAAACCGATCAATATTATATTTTTCACAAGGTTTGTTTTCAGAAAACTGCTCTTTCAGATCTTGCTGATATAATCGAGGTAACCCTGATAATTCCTTTGAATTTCATCCATAGAATCACCGCCAAACTTTTCAAGAAATGCGTTGGCAATCTCTACGGCAACCATCGCCTCGCCTACTACACTGGCCGCAGGCACTGCACAATAGTCCGATCTTTCAACAGTTGCCTTAAATCGCTTCTTTGACTTTATATCAACTGAATCCAAAGGTGAATACAGGGTTGCTATGGGTTTCATTGCTGCACGCACAACGATATCCTCTCCATTTGTCATACCGCCTTCAATACCGCCAGCCCTGTTCGTCTTTCTATAGAATTTGTGTTTGCTCCTGTCATAGTATATGGCATCATGAACATCAGAACCAAAAATGGCTGCTGCATCAAACCCGGCACCGACCTCCACGCCTTTGATAGCCTGTATACTCATTACAGCATACGCAAGTCTTGCGTTTATCCTCTTGTCCCATTGAGAATAACTCCCGATTCCGGCTGGAACATTAGTCGTTATTATTTCGAATATACCGCCAACTGTGTCACCCTTCTTCTTTGCCTCGTCTATAATTTTTCTCATCTTTTCTTCAGCTTTTTTATCAGCACAGCGTAATTCCGATTTTTCCACACTCTCTGAGAGACGGTCGAGAGATAACTTGCCCGGTTTTGCCTTTATACCGCCTATGTCTGTTACATGGCTGATAATCCTTATAGAAAATACGTGCAAAAATCTCCTGGCAACGGCGCCCAGAGCAACCCTCATTGCGGTTTCTCTTGCACTCGCCCTCTCGAGGACATTTCTTACATCAGAGTGAGCATATTTAATAATGCCGCAAAGATCAGCATGTCCTGGTCTTGGTCTTGTCTCGGGAGGAATAACTCCCGACATGGAAGGGTCCGGTGACATCTTGTCTGTCCAGTTTGCCCAGTCACGGTTTTTTATTATGAGCCCGATTGGACTGCCAAGTGTCTTACCCCAACGGACACCGCAGGTAATCTCTGCAGTATCTTTTTCGATCCGCATCCTGCCACCACGGCCATAACCTATCTGACGCCTGGCAAGATCAGAATTGATGTCACTTGCAGTTATTGTCAATCCCGAGGGAAGTCCTTCAATAATTCCCATGAGGAGTTGTCCATGAGACTCACCGGCGGTAAGGAAGCGAAGCATAAGTCCTCATGAAGTAACAGGTATGATTTTTGGTGTTATAAAAATAAGCAATTCACTCTTTATATTTGACTGTGACGTGTTTTTGAATAACCAACCCAGGATTGGTATCTTATTCATCCACGGAAGCATGCTGGCATTATCCGAATCCGAAAGCTCATAGATGCCGCCTATGACAGTAGTCTCACCATCTTTTACGAGGACCTCTGTAGTGGCCTCTTTCTTATTTATGCTGGGTGTCCCTTCCACTATGATCGACCCCTGACGGTTTTTAGTAATATTGATATTCATTGAAATATGTCCATCAGGAGTAACCTTCGGAGTCACTTTGAGTGTCAATGTAGCATCGATGAACTCAGTTTTAGTACCTTCCTGTGAATAGGTCTTGTAAGGGATAGACTCCCCCTGCTGAATTATTGCCTCCCTGTTATCAAGTGTGGCGATCTTAGGAGCAGATAATATCTTGGTCAGTCCTTTTGTCTCTCCTGCAGATAATCTAAGATCAAGATTAAACGCATCCCCGATGGTCTTTCCTATTGTAAATCCAACGCTGCCCTTTGTACCGGCTATACCAGTTGCAGGCAGATTGACAGCAAAACCTGTCGTGGGGGCGCTGACTGTTCCGGTTGGTCCGGATACAACGCTCATATTATAATCTCCTGGATTAGACGCATAGTTGCCGCCCCACTGAACCCCGAGATCCCTGGCAAAATTTGTATCTGCCTGTACAATCCTCGCCTCAATAAGCACCTGAGGGGTTGGTCGGTCCAGTGTTTTGAGGAGATTTGAGATCTCCTCATGTTTATCTGCAACATCTTTAACAATTAAGGTATTTGTACGTTCATCAATCGTGATATCACCTCTTGCACTAAGAGTCTTTTTAATAGATTCAGCCAGCTCTCTTGCCCGCGCATAATTGACAGGAATTATCTTCGTAGACACGTCCTCTGCCTTAACCATGGCATCCTTGGCCCTGGCCTCCTCCTCCTGCTGCTGCGCTATGCTTGCAAGTGTATCAATCCTGACTACATTGTTCTCATGAATTTTCCCCAGACCCTTCATCTTCAGGATAATATTAAGCGCCTGATCCCATGGGATGTCCAGCATCTTAACAGTTATTTTGCCTTTGACATTATCTCCTATGATCATGTTTAACTTACTAACCTCTGCAAGCAGTCTAAGGACATTTACAACATCTGCGTCCTGAAAATCAAGAGATACCTTTCTGTTATTGAGCTGACCATTATTGTTTTTACCAGGTGGAACACTTGCAACCTTAGTGTCTGCCGACGAAATATTTTTTTCTTTCTGCGCCTGAGGTGCTTCGACTTTTGAAGAGCTGTCTGCCTTCACTTCCTGAGGGGCTGCAGCCGCCTTAACCTTCTCTACCTTGGGAACCTGAGCTACCTCTACCTTCGGAGTGCTTTCTACCTTATCTTCCTGAGGAACTGCAGATGCCTTAACCTTGTCTACCTTGGGCAGCTGAGACACCTCGACCTTCGGAGTATTCT
Encoded here:
- a CDS encoding shikimate kinase, translating into MKNIILIGFMGSGKTEVGKQLAHRLGYTFIDTDVLIEERTGKSISDIFSHEGEKSFRDVETLILEKLSGITEHVISTGGGVVTREENILQIKKTGLVVWLKASPETIFKRISTETHRPLLKVDDPLEQIKMLMSKREQAYARADFAIDTDGIKIDDLVNTIIRKAAEWK
- the aroC gene encoding chorismate synthase, whose translation is MLRFLTAGESHGQLLMGIIEGLPSGLTITASDINSDLARRQIGYGRGGRMRIEKDTAEITCGVRWGKTLGSPIGLIIKNRDWANWTDKMSPDPSMSGVIPPETRPRPGHADLCGIIKYAHSDVRNVLERASARETAMRVALGAVARRFLHVFSIRIISHVTDIGGIKAKPGKLSLDRLSESVEKSELRCADKKAEEKMRKIIDEAKKKGDTVGGIFEIITTNVPAGIGSYSQWDKRINARLAYAVMSIQAIKGVEVGAGFDAAAIFGSDVHDAIYYDRSKHKFYRKTNRAGGIEGGMTNGEDIVVRAAMKPIATLYSPLDSVDIKSKKRFKATVERSDYCAVPAASVVGEAMVAVEIANAFLEKFGGDSMDEIQRNYQGYLDYISKI
- the pilQ gene encoding type IV pilus secretin PilQ encodes the protein MKTINFKRAVCAALIALLFVVFPSAGDQVKAAEPVINAKTPDVPVLRRIDIVELQASTQILLETGNSLKYTSFILMDPPRFVVDLPGVSLGEFTKTIKVDKGSVIQIDPVETTTPVRIARLNIKLSDDKTVPQILSKSNVLIIDIPTMTPVPVPEQASVKPQLNMVRELIFNETKDNNSLKIVADNEISVDSFIVEGDKLVVDVRDADTSIGPSEKVVDSNLISKIRMGVHSSPSNKVRFVADLKRAVKYEVNKQGNEITINVYPKEEMTQTAVRLAASKPVLEGNIDSGDTDSAASVTPKVENTPKVEVSQLPKVDKVKASAVPQEDKVESTPKVEVAQVPKVEKVKAAAAPQEVKADSSSKVEAPQAQKEKNISSADTKVASVPPGKNNNGQLNNRKVSLDFQDADVVNVLRLLAEVSKLNMIIGDNVKGKITVKMLDIPWDQALNIILKMKGLGKIHENNVVRIDTLASIAQQQEEEARAKDAMVKAEDVSTKIIPVNYARARELAESIKKTLSARGDITIDERTNTLIVKDVADKHEEISNLLKTLDRPTPQVLIEARIVQADTNFARDLGVQWGGNYASNPGDYNMSVVSGPTGTVSAPTTGFAVNLPATGIAGTKGSVGFTIGKTIGDAFNLDLRLSAGETKGLTKILSAPKIATLDNREAIIQQGESIPYKTYSQEGTKTEFIDATLTLKVTPKVTPDGHISMNINITKNRQGSIIVEGTPSINKKEATTEVLVKDGETTVIGGIYELSDSDNASMLPWMNKIPILGWLFKNTSQSNIKSELLIFITPKIIPVTS